The genomic interval CCTTGCTTTTCCTGCAATCAGTTCTGTATCTATTCTAAACTCTGAGATACAGCATGAAGACAAATGGTGATGGTATCTGTGTATTCAGTCATTGGGAAGCTTTGAGAAACTCTGTGGAGTCTATCCTAACTTAAGCAGcataaacatatatatgtatatcttaTATATAAAAAGCCATTaatgacatatatatatatatatatatatatagtttataTATTAAATGTTAGTGTGTTCCCAAAGTTAGGGATTTAAAAGTGTCTTCTACTGAAGCAAACTCACCAGCATGTTCACACctaatgcaaatattttaatactgaaacatatttttcttgtttcttagaTATTGTCTTCCCAGCCCTTGACATTCTTAGATTGTCTGTCAGGCATCCCATTGTGAATGAGAACTTCTGTGGTGAAGAGGCTCACGTGCAATTTATCCATCTCCTCCTCAAATTTTTGAACCCTCAAGGAAAGCCAGCAAACCAGCTGTTGGCACTTAGAGCTCTTTGCAATTGCTTTGTCAGCCAAGCAGGCCAGAAGCTCCTGATGGAACAGAGGGATGAAATAATGACACAAGCAGTAGAAGTGAAATCAGGCAATAATAAGAATGTCCACATTGCACTTGCAACACTGACATTGAACTATGCTGTATGTTTACATAAAGTGAACAACATTGAGGGCAAAGCTCAATGTTTATCAGTTATCAGCACTGTTATGGAAGTTGTTAAAGATCTTGAAGCTGTTTTTAGACTCCTTGTGGCTCTGGGAACACTAATCAGTGATGATAAAAATGCTGTGCAATTAGCTAAGTCTCTTGGAGTTGACTCTCAAATAAAGAAGTATGTGTCTGTGTCAGAACCAGCTAAAGTAAAGGAATGCTGTAGGTTTGTTCTTAATCTGTTGTAATTGTTTTACTTAGCACTTGAGCAACACACCGTATACAGAAGAACGTATGcttttgttcatattttgtGACAGAATATAATGGAGAAAATACTGTGGATGACTTAAACTTGATTTATTGTGAAGTACGGAGCAAATAAAACTTTTCACTCTCTTCCCTTGGCTACTTTTCTGAAGTCTACTATGCAGAGCTGTTTCAGAAAGTCCTTCTGTTGTAGCTCAGATCAAAGTAGATCACCAAGTCAAAAAGTCTCATTCCTTAAACATTATCTAGACAGAAATGTAATGTAAGAGATGGTTGTGATCCAGAGATGCCAGCTCCCTTGCTCACCCGACCATGTTTCCACATTTCAGTGCAATGACTGTTTCTTGACCATGCTGTTTGCCAGCAGAGAAAGGGTCCTGTTGATAGAGGGTCTGTTGAAAAGTGCTTTTCACCAACTTGTTAATTAACACTGACTATACTAACTGGTCAAATATGATAATAAGGAAGTGACATGCACATGATTTCCAGCatcttttttccacttttccaCTTCTTTTAAAACTTGGGTATCTTCTAtcttgtgtgggttttttttgtttgtttgtttgtttgttttttaatctagaATTAAGTGACTTCTTGAAGAGTGGAATCTTGAACTGCTATATAGACAGTGCTTCAGTGgtaaatgtttttcagtttacaAAATTGCTTAAACAAGCTTCTTAGATTAACTTTTCTACTGATTTATAGCAAAACTCTTACTTTGAAATATGTTAGAATGCATtagatgagaaaaaagaaaatgagactaTTTTAAGAGAATGCCGGAGGAACTTAAATGCAAGTAATGTGACAGGCAATAGCAGAAACCAGTGAAGTCAAATTTTATGAAGTGATTTCATAAAAATCACTGTGGTGTCTTTGGAAAGGGGAATTTACAAGTTCCCCCTTGTGTTTGTGTGGAAATCTTGCTTTCCAACATTTTCTTGTTGCTCCTTAATCTATCACTGCTCACCTATGAAAAGAGCCTGTCCCCAAAACTCTTATACATCTGCCCTTTAGATATTCGTAAGCAGTGATAGGATCTTTCCTCGGTCTTATCTCCTCCAGGGTGAGGAGAACCATATCTCTGCCTTTCCTTGTACAGGAAATTTGTCAGGCTCCTAATCAGCTTCACAGATCCTAGTGATAGTTCTGTTACCCTGTGCCTGCTGGGgaatgaaaaactgcagaactCCCACACATGTGCCACTGTTGTTTAGAGCTAGGATGGCCAAAGTTCAGTGTGActttaaaataagtaattatATTACCAGAAtggaaatcattaaaaaaaggtCAAGTTTTTCCGGCACAGGAGTTCTTCATTGCAATACATGTCTGCATCATCTATGCCAGATTTTGTGACCAAGAGCTCTCACTTTTTCTGCTCCATCTCAGCTCAACTCTGTTGTGTTTCCAGCAAACTTGTTTGTCAGATGAGTACACATTCTCAGCTCCATAGCTGCACGCATCCTGCTGCAATTCTGATGAATTTTCGGATACATATAATCACAAACAGCCTTGATCAGGGCTTTCATCACTGTCTCTCACTGCTGATCGATTGTGGGTGCAAGTACAAGACAGATCATGGCATTACACGGGATTTAAACAGTTTACCAATAGATCAAACCACCCCTAGGAATCCATCCTAGAATGCTACCTTCAGGAAATACTTCGGTATTTCAGGTGCCTGTATACAATTGTTCTTGACCCTCCAGATTCCACATGTTGTACTCTGTAGCTGTTTGTACAAGCGCTATTCTAAGAAATCTATACccatgttttgattttgttacCGTGGTCTTTCTCTGTTACGTGAAAACTGCCCTGGTTTCACAGACCGAAAGTTATTTGTTCATAAACACACTCTGGAAATAACAAGAAAAGGTACATTAAAAGATCCAGCCCGGCGTTCGGCACGCCGACACCAAAACCCTCGCAGAGAAACGGAAGGAGAAGGCGTTCAGGCAGCGGGGCGGGCAACGGCACCCCGGAAAGGGCGGGCTGCGCGGCGGAAGCggcagggccgggccgggccggggcagGGCGCTCCGACCGTCGCCGCCGCCCGGGGCGCGAGCGCGGGGTCATGCCGGGCCGGAAGGAGAAGAAGCGGCGACGCTCCCgctcctgctgccctgaggGAGCGGCGGGCGGCGACAGGAAGCGGCGCAGCGCCGAGTCCGGTCGCGGCGCGCCGGAGGTAACGGGCAGAAAGCGGGAGAGATGGAGGGCGGGAGGGAATTCGCGCCTtgcctttcttcctctgagGCGTTCCGCGCTGTGACGGGGCTCATCGGTGAGCGGCTCGTGTGGTCTCGTTGCAGGTCCGGGCTGACCTTCCTTGCGGAGATGCCTGTAGTTGTTTGGCAGCCTGTGAGTTAGTGGGAAGGgaggtttgtttctttgtttgtgtTGTCACCGCGCTGCTCCGTTTCGCTTAGCGCAGCAATTTTTGGTAATATCTTTTGTAATGCTCCCGAAGTTAAAACGGTGTTTGAAAACTCAGAATTCCATTTCGAGATGTCTTACGAGTGTGAAGCAAAAACCTGTCACTGTCGCTGGTGAAGTGTTGAGTTTCTGGAAGACGTGAAAGCTGTACTTGTCTTTTtgatttcaggaagaaaagtgCAATGTGCCACctggagaaaaaacagaagaatccGAGCAACTCAGTGATGTAGAGGAAGGGGGATTAGATCTCAGCGTGTCTCTCAAACCAGTCAGTTTCTACATTGCAGACAAGAAGGAAATGcttcagcagtgtttctgtgtCATAGGGGAGAAGAAACTACAGAAGATGCTGCCTGACATTTTAAAGGTACTGAAATGCCTTCTTGCGTGTGCTTTGCAGAAGCTTGAATGCTCATGTAGCAAAACACGTTTCTTTCTCAGGTGTAGTGGACTTTCAGATTAAAATTTGCCTacatatttcttaaataaagaTTACATCAAGTCTTAAAAAGGGAGACTTTTTAAGGGTTTCATGTGGTTGTTTCACAGCTTACTCTTTTATTCCATGCTGCTGTAACTGAACTGGGCAGCTATTTTTATAGCACCTGTCTGTACTTGTTATTCATATGTAAAAGGAGTTCTAATTGCATGGAATGAGTTCAGTCATGTTCAGTGGTAAGTATTCTGATGTGTTAATAAAAGCTTGATTTGCGTTTGAGCTATCCaagtttcttaaaataataaaatccttTCTAGTTAAGCAGCTTCTCGAAGCTGTTACTTTTCTGGGGTTTAATAGGAGTACCTGTAGTATTTTATTGACTTAGAATGCTTTTTGACTGTTGTGAAGAGCAGGACTTGgtgaaaatacaaaagcagtCTGTACAGAGAGGGAGGCTGCAAGTGAAGTGctgtttttgtgctgttttagtTTAGTGTTAACTAATAGGTTTTcaatttttgtcttatttttttttattttaatctataAGTCTATATTGGTATAAGTGAGGCAGGACAAACGTTTTAAGCTCAGTAAATTGCATGCAGTGTAACTCATTTCTTATCTGAGAGAAATGGAGTAGTGTGGTTAGAGGCAAAGGCATAACTGATGTGGAAAAGAAATTACACAGTAGTGTTGGGATGAAAGTGACAGTAAAATCGTGTGTTAGATCAGATGTTCAGCACTGATTAATTTTTGTATGTGTAAATGGCGTTGTAGTTCAtttagaaatgcaaaattatcATTTCACCTTGAGGACaccaagaaatacaaaatatgtgGAAGTAGCTGGAATATCCATAGGCTAAATGAATGTGTGATATCAAGCATGAGAAATGAATCacaatttatgtatttttatggcTTCTTTTTTATGCTAAACCGTGATACGTAATTCCTCTTGGTGCTTTGTCAGTACCATTGTTGACTTCCATTTGTGAACTTGGACTCAACAATTGACTTTGGTTTTTGCAGGCTTAATTATGTAGTTCACCTCCTcctgaatgacagaaaaatacCGATGATCTGGGCTGCAGTCAGTTTGGTCTTCCGTGCTTGAAACCTCTGTCCCATTATTTGTACTGATCAGTGTTACAGCTGCAGTGAGAAGACCCAACAATCAAGTAACTAATACTGTGTATTgcttgattattattatttttttttttttgagcaaaacACAAATGAACTGAAAATCCTCGACTGTTTTTGGTGGTTGTTACACCAAAATCAGCTACCTAATGTTTTTCAGTAGTAACATCAGAGCAAGTTAGAACAGTGAATAGATTCTGAATTACTATGTAGGGCTGGAGATCTACTTAGCGTTTGTAATTATTCTTTCCTCAGAAATGTTTACTAGCCTGTggcctgtctgtctgtctgtcttcttAGAGCTGTTCCATGGATGAAATCAAAAGGCTTTGCTTGGAGCAGTTGGAGATGttgtctgaaaaaaaactgttgAAGATACTTGAAGGTATGAATGAAACTTTTAGGCACCACTGTACACAGAGCATAAGGAAAGCAAAAGTAGTCTGCCTTTAACTGCGCCTGTGTTTCCAGGTACTGctatgtatgtataaatatatgtatatatatgctaGTCTTGACCTTTTAATCCTGGGTAAAAACATCCAGTAATTCTGAAGGGACATGTTCAAAAATGACTGTGTAATGTTCCTTTCCATAGTACCCAAACTAAGAACAAAAGTTTTGGCTTGAATGTGACGAAGCAAAGCCAGGAATTCGGAAGAACTGTTTGGAGTCCATTGCTTTGGGTAAACTAATGTTAAGTTACCTCCTAGTTCTCTGCAAGGGAAGTCTTGTATTCCACAATACCAGATCAACACTATTAACAGTTGCAATAGATTATTGAGGGTAGTTAAAGAATTCTTGATGCgtgtctctgctctgctgagacACACAgttcatacatttttattatggGTATGATGTTGCAGTGTTTCAGTATCTTCCTGGATTTCCTCTTAGTTTCTAAGGTCTCCAGAATTTATTGTTATTGTCTTCTCAATCAAGTGGAACAGTTGAATCCTGAACAGTAGAGAGTACCTTGTACTACTTATGTCTCCTGTGCTTTATTCTTATTGCCTATCATATTGTGGTACTGAAAAATGTGTAACTGAAAAATGTTAATCATGTGTTAGCAGATGTCCTGTGAttaagctttttgtttctgtccaTGTCTGACTTTAGAACAACTGTTTCAGATTTCAGTAGAGATAATTAAAGTTACTATATAGCATTAATATTGCTAGGTGCCTAAACTTGCATGTTTGAAATTGTGTATATCTAGGCAAGAGTGGAGCTGATTCTGATACTGACGAGGATGGTGATGGAGAAGACAAGACTGGAGGTGAATCAGTCAGTCAGtgagtaaaagaaaacagttcaaaACTTAATTTAGAagtactgaaagcaaaattgGGATTTTTTCATGAAGAGTGATCAAATGTAGCGTTTAGAGATTCAATTGATTTAACCTTAATTATATAATTACTTTGGTAAAATGGCAGTGAGCTGTTAGTGCTAGCAAGCATTATGCATCCAAATGTGTTTTGATAATGTTAGGTAAATGAGTTTCACACTGGCATTACTTCCCATCAGTTCAGTTGTGATAACTGAACATATGCTGCAAAAGTGAGATAGTGTGATTCATGTTAACATTCTTCAGTTGAACTACAGTGGATTGAATAACCCTTCCCACTGAAATCCGTGAACTTCTTGTAAAGAGTTTTTGGGCTGACATGTATTGCTTTCCTCCCATCCTTATTTCTGGTCCTTCATTCCTCTCCCAGTTGGAGCGGCACTGACACTTAACAGTTCCTGTGTTCCTGTTCAGGATGTAGCATAATGTCTGGAGTTTCAACTACCGATGTTTGTAGTTGCTCATTCTTAGGCTGGCATCTGCACTTTTGCAAAggccatttttttgtttgtttgtttgtttttaaccttttaaaaaaaatacttctgtgtttttaagGACACAAGTCTTGCATAGTATGTTACTAAGTGACTTCTACATTGAAAGAGTAACCTCTGTCTGACAATTTCTAAAAAAAAGTAGTCAAGGGGAAAAGAGTGTTAGTGTACCCACAATGTACCCACAATGTATCAAATTCTAGGAATCTAAGTCCATAGGAATCTGTAGAAGATACAACAGTACAATACAGTAAGCATGTAGGAAAGCTagaagattttctgttttgattgcTGACTTGTTTACAgctggtcacagaatcacaaaatggccagagttggaagggacctcaaggatcatgaatctccaacccccctgccacatacagggccaccaacctccacatttaatgctagaccaggctgcccagggtcccatccaatctggccttgaacgcctccagggatggggcatccacagcctctctgggcagcctgttccagcacctcatcactctctctgtaaagaatttccccctgacatccaacctaaaccttccctccctcaacttgaaagcacttccccttgtcctgcagttatcaaccctttcaaagtgttaattcccctcctgtttgtaggctccctttaggtactggaaggctgcaacgaggtcaccctgcagccttcttttctccaggctgaacaagcccagctccttcagcctgtctttgtaggggaggtgctgcagcaccctgatcatctttgtaaAGATGGTCCACACATTCAGTACACAACCTTAATAAGTGCCTTGAAACACTGTGGTGTTAATACTAGTGTCTGCTTGTTAAGGTACTTGTTAGTTGCTGGTTTGGTAAGTTCATCCAAATTTACTGAATAGAAACAGATTTGGGAAAGATAATTATAATACTTTAAATTCCAGGTCTAGTCAGTAATTTTGGTTCAACAGAAGGCTCACATTTTTGTTCAGAACAAGTTATAAAGTCATTAAAGTTGTTTCTTATTATTTCATCACATATCAGATTTTTAGAAAATTGAGTGAGAGAAGTgaatttccagtatttctccTGTGATTTAGTATTTCATAAATCTGTTTCATCTGAAGTTCTATTTGGAACTTACTTGAGACTGTGttccctgctttgctgttttcacaTGGTTTGTGAATGCTGTCAGTTCACTGCTTTAGTGAgactatttttatcttttggtCTTTAACCCTCTGCTGGTTACTGAAAATATTAACTGTGAAAATAGAATTTATGTAAGTAATTCAAATGTATTTATCTCTTTACTGATGATTTATGTTTTGCCAGTGAACTTTGGAATTCAATGGAAAGACAACCTTGTTGGctaaagaaaacattgaaaatgTTCAGGAGTTTGATGTCTGAAGAAAtgttatgggtttttttttttgttttgttttgtttttgtaaaaatcTAATTCAAAAGATATTTACTACTGCAAAATAGatgtaatatttaaattattgaCAGTAGTAATAAAACGTAGTAACCAAAGAAACATGTTACTATAATTTACAGTGATTGTTCATGTTCATGTGTATAATGTGAGCAAAcagtattttgctttgaaaaatctaATGTGCATGAAAGAAGTGGATTTTAAATTTGTTTGCTATGCCTTATTTTTAGACCAGCATATCCTCTGCTAACATTACTGGAGGCATGATATTGCACTGCCCTTAAACATGTGCCCCAGAATAGATTATTAGGCAAAATATTGTAAATAAGCCGTGTAAGCAAGATTAACCAACTGAGAATGAAATTGAACTGTGAACTGAACTGATTCTGACTGGCCACAGAATGGTGTGGAATGCTTACCTATTAAATGAGACAGTAAACTGTTCACTATCAGTCCAGTCCAGCCAACtctgggaaattaaaaaaaaaaaaaacaaaacaaaaaaccacaaaatttACTGTGAAAGCACTGTAAGGATCCAGAGCTTTTTATTGACAGTAGTCTGTGTAAGAATATGCTTCTGCCATAATCAGTGGTCCTGTCAAGACAACAGGAAGAAACTTTTCAACAGCTTTGGATGTGTGATTTCCGTttaataacttctttttatgtAGCTGTTCAAATGGATATAAGTAAGTTCAAACAATTGTTCAAACCCATAGAGGTCACTCTTTTCTGAGAAATGAGTGATCTTAATTCCTCAATGAAATTTGGCTTCAGAGCTCTGGGGGATATTGGATGTGAAATCTCTTGCTTTTGTTCCCCACTTTTTGTGCAAGCTCAGACTTTTCCACTTAACACATTGCTATCCAGTAGAGAGGTGACAAGATAGTTCAAAAGAATGAAGAATGTGCAAGGGAGGATGGAGTATGAACAGCTCTTAGTGACCAGCAGGTGTTATGGGGACATTACAACCTTATTTTGGTTGGGAACTGAGTgactaaatattaaaaaaaaataaaaaatgaaaaagaacctGTAAGgagttgctttaaaaaaagaatggatCCCTCCAGAGGCAGGCCTGTAACAATCCCCATGTCCCTCTAGCTGCTTGCTATGCAAGTTTCAAGGTTTGCAGCCCCACTTCTGTTGCTGCTCAGCActctttgcattttcagttcTGAGAACTTTTCAGTTCTGAGAACTTTTCAGAAGAACTGGAGCAGTTCATCCAGACCTGTGCTATCCCACTAGCTGACTCTTAGGCTGTTAATCTCTTGGGTTTCTATCAGGGCTGTGGGCCATCAGTTTGAGTGCTTGCAGGCTGTGGTCTCTCTCTCAGGAATTTGGCCTTTAATCTTACAGTCTCTTTGGTATTATGACTCTCAAATATCTCATCCTATTTGATAGCTAGGCTAGCCTGAGGTACTGTAtgcatgtttttcattattttttatggcAGCACAGTTCTGCAGATACTTGTCAGATGTAGTGCTCTGTGCAGTTGCTGGCAGTTAGATGTACAGACAGTGGAACTCCTGCCATTTGGGAAAATGGTTGGCACTGGAATTCAGCAAGGGGGCAGAGCAGACTTGATCAGGTGCAAGATGTATGTACTGCCCAGAAATCAGCTGGTGATCACCTGCCCCATTTCACCTCCTTTTCTATTTACTACGTGCTTGTTCTTGTCCAACCTTCCCTCATCTCTCCCTTTCCTTGCCTTTGATCTTTTCTCCAAACATTGTAAAATGGCCTGCACAGTCCCCTTAAACATGTGCTGCTCCAAGCTTTACACAGTCCTGAAATGTTCTTCCCCAACCACCTGTACGAactccttgctgctgcaggcagaacctcactgcaggctgcaaggTGCCTTACTACTCTTACCAGGTAGATTGTCTAGTTGCTTTCATCTGAATACTCTAGAAGCGATTCAAACAACATGATCCCTCTGTGTAGATCATGTTTGTCTGCTTGCCATTGTTATTCTCACTGGATCTTTGTGTTTATGGCAGCTTACTGTTAAAAGCATAAACTGGTGGACAGAGAGCACAATCAGGAGTTGAGTGTGATGAGTTCAGAAACTGGTAGGAGAGCAAAAACCTGGAATTTATGGGAAAGTGCACTGTGATAGTGTCTTGGACAAGTTTAACTGGTGATCTGTGCTAACATCTGGCCTTAAAAAACAGAGGGCCAGTGAGGCTTAGGTTCCAAGCTGCTGGCTGAACCTGATGCTGGAAGGGTTGTTTTCCCCATAGTAGTATGTGTGGACTTGCTAGACCATTACATACAGCAAACCTGATTTATTTGTAGAATTCCTGCATTTACCTTACCTTATCTAGCTGGTGATGGCACCTGTGGCTTTTCTGGTACGAGATGATGACTtggatagaaaataaataagcaaacttTCTTTGTAAAGAACCTATATACCTAATATAACTATATACTTATATACCTATATGCCTATATGTATAATATGACTATAAGCACTAAGCGTATTAATGTTAGACCTAATGCGACTATAACTGAATATAGAATAAAGCTAAACAGAGTTAAACATTCCCGTCGCAGTGATGAACCATCCCAGAAGCACTTCCCATCAGTGGTGTTCTCCgtccttctttgctctctctaaGATGCgatgtctctctctcttgtgTCGTGGTGAACAGCAATGAAGGCTTTCTGTCCACTGCCTCTGATGTGTTTTAGCAGTTGGTGCCTCGTTAGCACAAACACCTTTCTTTTGTGGGTAAGCTGCTCAGGAACGActccttctcttgttctttccaTGATCTTGTCTGTTGTCTGGGCCTTCCCAGGAGTCAATGCTGTAAAGGGAAGACTTATGTTCCAGTTAGTTCCTTGCTGATGTCTGGCTTAATTTTTTGCGACTGTATCCATACTATTTTTCCCGTTTCGCaatgttttactgctgcatAGCCTCTTCCCCATACCAGAATCATCCAGCCCGCCTCCCATTCTCCactgtctgcttttatttttactggaggCCCTTCGCTCAAGACTTTGGGCTGCCAATGTTTCTGTACAGGGCTTCTACTGCAGTCTCCACGTTCAAAGTGATTCAATGAGTAAATGGCTTTAGATAGAATCTCTGCTTATCTTTTAACAGGAATTGCACTCTGATACCCTTCTCCCTCACCTAGGACGCGT from Lagopus muta isolate bLagMut1 chromosome Z, bLagMut1 primary, whole genome shotgun sequence carries:
- the CAAP1 gene encoding caspase activity and apoptosis inhibitor 1 isoform X1, which gives rise to MPGRKEKKRRRSRSCCPEGAAGGDRKRRSAESGRGAPEEEKCNVPPGEKTEESEQLSDVEEGGLDLSVSLKPVSFYIADKKEMLQQCFCVIGEKKLQKMLPDILKSCSMDEIKRLCLEQLEMLSEKKLLKILEGKSGADSDTDEDGDGEDKTGGESVSQQDNSIDSTSSLREDKLEGQESKQGKGEDSDVLSINADAYDSDIEGPCDEEGSPDVQEDTVRSGAGQIDDLQKDIEKSVNEILGLAESCPKESKAASLAVPPLEDVQPSAQQLELLELEMRARAIKALMKAGDVKKQH